One window from the genome of Poecilia reticulata strain Guanapo linkage group LG9, Guppy_female_1.0+MT, whole genome shotgun sequence encodes:
- the rimoc1 gene encoding RAB7A-interacting MON1-CCZ1 complex subunit 1, protein MADDYRRHDFELERRIFEIDNKCSCLRAEKQDDDYLQNASAILEKLKGFYRHGGESLNLSKLLQDYTQVILDITFYEENQLVDQEFPEDSSPFKIQQLLQDLTEPEMLVARLAPGQEVQCVLGTELLECLYWRRGALLYMYCHTLHQRKQWIKKNKDTFIKCIQEGVRYLMRMLQVRNTVKLSDGVVLHDSGASILSEGIFSDTHLLTMMYIGEMCFWAVKYEDCSADPTDHKEDGLQFRDIGTQILNKYVNACEGPLQGQGWNTENAKEILSILQ, encoded by the exons ATGGCAGACGACTACAGGCGACACGATTTTGAGTTGGAGAGGAGAATATTTGAGATAGACAACAAATGTTCATGTCTCCGGGCTGAAAAGCAAG ATGATGACTATTTGCAGAATGCGTCTGCAATACTAGAGAAGTTGAAAGGCTTTTACAGACATGGAGGAGAAAGCTTGAACCTTTCCAAGCTGCTTCAGGATTACACACAG GTGATTCTTGACATCACTTTTTATGAAGAGAATCAATTGGTGGATCAGGAATTCCCCGAAGACTCCTCACCATTTAagatccagcagctgctgcaagACCTGACTGAGCCAGAGATGTTGGTGGCACGACTGGCACCGGGACAGGAG GTGCAGTGCGTGTTGGGCACAGAGCTGTTGGAATGTCTCTACTGGAGACGTGGAGCTCTGCTGTACATGTACTGCCACACCCTTCATCAGCGAAAGCAATGGATCAAGAAGAACAAGGACACATTCATTAAG TGTATTCAAGAAGGTGTTCGGTATTTGATGCGGATGCTGCAAGTTAGAAACACAGTGAAGCTCAGTGACGGGGTGGTGCTTCATGACAGTGGAGCAAGCATTTTATCTGAGG GTATTTTTTCAGACACCCACCTGCTGACGATGATGTACATTGGGGAAATGTGTTTCTGGGCCGTCAAGTATGAGGACTGCAGCGCCGACCCCACAGACCACAAAGAAGACGGCCTCCAGTTTCGGGACATCGGCACACAGATTCTGAACAAATATGTGAATGCCTGCGAGGGACCTCTGCAGGGCCAGGGCTGGAATACAGAAAATGCCAAGGAAATCCTTAgtattttacagtga